The Pseudomonas fulva 12-X sequence GCACGCATCCTCAATTGCCTGAACATCCCCCAGGACATGCTGCCACGCTGGGGCGAGCATCACCTCAACAGTGGCGATGAATAGGCTCGCGGGCTGGCTCGTTCTGCTCGCCTGCCTGCAACTGGGCGGCTGCGCCACCGCGCGCACGTTGGACGCCAACCAGCCCGGCGCCCCGGTGGTGTACGCCGGCACGCGGCTGGACTGGTACGCGCTGCAAGGCGGTTGCTGCCCGGTCGAGCGCTTCGGCGCCGAAGCGCCGCGCTACGCTGCCGTCGACCTGCCAGCCAGCGCCTTGCTCGATACCCTGCTGTTGCCGCTGTCGCTGGCCAAGGTGCTGGGGATCGGGTTGCAGGTAACTGGGGGCGGGTAGGATGCTTTGATCGGGCGAGGGTGGTTGTTGATGGGTTGCACCTACACGGCCCGAGCTGTCTTACGGGCTGGGCATTTTTAGGTGATGGGTTGCACCCATCCTACGGCCTGCAGAGATGCCCGGTCGGCC is a genomic window containing:
- a CDS encoding YceK/YidQ family lipoprotein codes for the protein MNRLAGWLVLLACLQLGGCATARTLDANQPGAPVVYAGTRLDWYALQGGCCPVERFGAEAPRYAAVDLPASALLDTLLLPLSLAKVLGIGLQVTGGG